The Streptomyces kanamyceticus genome window below encodes:
- a CDS encoding 4-(cytidine 5'-diphospho)-2-C-methyl-D-erythritol kinase, whose product MSVTVRVPAKVNVGLAVGAARADGFHDLANVFLAVGLYDEVTVAAADGLRVTCEGPGADQVPLDRANLAARAVELLGARYGIAPDVHIHIAKDIPVAGGMAGGSADGAGALVACDALWGTKASRGELLDICAELGSDVPFSLVGGAALGTGRGEKLEPLEVGGTFHWVFAVADGGLSTPAVYREFDRLTPVAPAPEASPALLDALRQGDVDALAGAVVNDLQPAALSLFPSLTEALAVGTSAGALAALVSGSGPTTAFLVRDAAAAEGVAAALLASGTCRAARVADSPAPGALVR is encoded by the coding sequence GTGAGCGTGACGGTGCGGGTTCCCGCGAAGGTCAACGTGGGGCTCGCGGTGGGCGCCGCGCGTGCCGACGGGTTTCACGACCTCGCCAACGTCTTCCTCGCCGTCGGGCTGTACGACGAGGTGACGGTCGCCGCCGCCGACGGGCTCCGGGTGACGTGTGAGGGGCCCGGCGCCGATCAAGTCCCCCTTGATCGTGCGAACTTGGCCGCGCGTGCTGTCGAGCTTCTCGGCGCGCGGTACGGGATCGCGCCCGACGTGCACATCCACATCGCCAAGGACATCCCCGTCGCGGGCGGCATGGCCGGTGGCAGCGCGGACGGCGCGGGTGCGCTCGTGGCGTGTGACGCGCTGTGGGGGACCAAGGCGTCTCGCGGTGAACTCCTCGACATCTGCGCCGAGTTGGGCAGCGACGTGCCGTTCAGTCTGGTGGGTGGCGCCGCGCTCGGCACCGGGCGCGGCGAGAAGCTGGAGCCGTTGGAGGTCGGGGGCACCTTTCATTGGGTGTTCGCCGTCGCAGACGGGGGGCTCTCCACGCCTGCCGTGTATCGGGAGTTCGACCGGCTCACGCCTGTCGCGCCCGCGCCCGAGGCCTCGCCCGCGCTCCTCGACGCGCTGCGCCAGGGCGATGTCGACGCTCTCGCGGGCGCGGTCGTGAACGATCTGCAGCCCGCGGCTCTCTCGCTCTTCCCCTCGCTCACGGAGGCGCTCGCGGTGGGGACCTCCGCCGGTGCCCTCGCCGCGCTCGTCTCGGGGTCCGGGCCCACCACCGCGTTCCTGGTGAGGGATGCCGCCGCCGCCGAGGGCGTGGCCGCGGCGCTGCTCGCCTCGGGCACCTGCCGTGCCGCCCGCGTCGCGGACTCGCCCGCTCCGGGCGCCCTCGTCCGGTAG
- a CDS encoding resuscitation-promoting factor translates to MSSPQYETYEPYETYEPNEPYDVAAVPYDEWGRGEARLPRQAGGGRAEARRAARRKKTSDRPESLRRLLPQALVVAFLAGGTSAFVANDKAIQLSVDGKPRTLHTFADDVGELLADEGVDVGAHDIVAPASGAALASGDEIAVRYGRPVHLTLDGERRQVWTTARTVDGALRQLGVRAEGAHLSASRSRRIDRDGLDLDVRTERTVTIMADGRERTIRTNAATVWEAVEESGVTLRGQDSTSVPPTSFPRDGQTVTVMRITGKKEVREEPIPFDVEKSEDASLFKGTEVVAQAGRQGARRVTYALRTVNGVKQKPRRIGSEVVREPRKRIVKVGTKPMPTAVAGADDLNWSSLAHCESGGRPSAVDGSGTYGGLYQFDARTWQGLGGSGLPQDAPAEEQTFRAKKLYVQRGASPWPHCGRRL, encoded by the coding sequence GTGAGCAGTCCGCAGTACGAGACGTATGAGCCGTACGAGACGTATGAGCCGAACGAGCCGTACGACGTGGCCGCCGTGCCCTACGACGAGTGGGGGCGGGGCGAGGCGCGGTTGCCCCGGCAGGCCGGTGGGGGGCGTGCCGAGGCCCGGCGGGCCGCGCGGCGCAAGAAGACCTCGGACCGGCCCGAGTCCCTGCGGCGGCTGCTGCCGCAAGCCCTCGTCGTCGCCTTCCTCGCCGGTGGCACCTCCGCCTTCGTCGCCAACGACAAGGCCATCCAGCTCAGCGTCGACGGCAAGCCCCGCACCCTGCACACCTTCGCGGACGACGTCGGTGAGCTCCTCGCCGACGAGGGCGTGGACGTCGGCGCGCACGACATCGTGGCGCCCGCCTCCGGCGCCGCGCTCGCCAGCGGCGACGAGATCGCCGTCCGCTACGGCAGGCCCGTGCACCTCACCCTCGACGGGGAGCGGCGCCAGGTGTGGACGACCGCGCGCACGGTCGACGGGGCGCTGCGACAGCTCGGCGTCCGCGCGGAGGGCGCGCACCTGTCGGCCTCGCGCAGCCGTCGCATCGACCGGGACGGGCTCGACCTCGACGTCCGTACGGAGCGCACCGTCACGATCATGGCGGACGGGCGGGAGCGGACCATCCGTACGAACGCGGCGACCGTCTGGGAGGCCGTCGAGGAGTCCGGGGTGACGCTGCGCGGGCAGGACTCGACGTCGGTGCCGCCGACCAGTTTTCCGCGCGACGGGCAGACGGTGACCGTCATGCGGATCACCGGGAAGAAGGAGGTCCGCGAGGAGCCGATCCCCTTCGACGTCGAGAAGAGCGAGGACGCTTCGCTGTTCAAGGGCACGGAGGTGGTGGCGCAGGCGGGGCGGCAGGGGGCTCGGCGGGTCACGTACGCGCTGCGGACGGTCAACGGCGTCAAGCAGAAGCCGCGGCGGATCGGGTCGGAAGTGGTGCGGGAGCCGCGGAAGCGGATCGTGAAGGTCGGTACGAAGCCGATGCCGACGGCGGTGGCCGGGGCGGACGACCTGAACTGGTCCTCGCTCGCGCACTGCGAGTCGGGGGGACGGCCTTCGGCGGTGGACGGCTCGGGGACGTACGGCGGGCTGTACCAGTTCGACGCGCGGACGTGGCAGGGGCTGGGCGGGTCCGGGCTCCCGCAGGACGCTCCGGCGGAGGAACAGACGTTCCGCGCGAAGAAGCTGTACGTGCAGCGGGGGGCGAGTCCTTGGCCGCATTGCGGGCGGCGGCTGTAG
- the rsmA gene encoding 16S rRNA (adenine(1518)-N(6)/adenine(1519)-N(6))-dimethyltransferase RsmA, with amino-acid sequence MSTDALLGPADIRELAAALGVRPTKQRGQNFVIDANTVRRIVRTAEVRPDDVVVEVGPGLGSLTLALLETAERVVAVEIDDVLAGALPATIQARLPKKADSFALVHSDAMLVGELPGPAPTALVANLPYNVAVPVLLHMLDTFPTIERTLVMVQAEVADRLAAAPGSRVYGVPSVKAAWYAEVKRAGSIGRNVFWPAPNVDSGLVSLVRRAEPVKTTATKKDVFAVVDAAFAQRRKTLRAALSGWAGSAAAAEAALVAAGVSPQARGEALTVEEFARVAEHKEAGA; translated from the coding sequence GTGAGCACAGACGCCCTCCTCGGCCCCGCCGACATCCGCGAACTGGCCGCTGCCCTCGGCGTACGCCCGACCAAGCAGCGCGGCCAGAACTTCGTCATCGACGCCAACACCGTCCGCCGCATCGTCCGCACCGCGGAGGTCCGCCCGGACGACGTCGTCGTCGAGGTCGGTCCCGGGCTCGGATCGCTGACGCTGGCCCTCCTGGAGACCGCGGAGCGCGTCGTCGCGGTCGAGATCGACGACGTGCTGGCAGGGGCCCTGCCCGCGACGATCCAGGCGCGGCTGCCGAAGAAGGCCGACTCCTTCGCGCTCGTGCACAGCGACGCCATGCTCGTCGGCGAGCTGCCGGGGCCCGCGCCGACCGCGCTGGTCGCGAACCTGCCGTACAACGTGGCCGTACCGGTCCTGCTGCACATGCTCGACACCTTCCCGACCATCGAGCGCACGCTCGTGATGGTGCAGGCCGAGGTCGCCGACCGGCTCGCCGCGGCTCCTGGGTCGCGGGTCTACGGGGTGCCGTCGGTGAAGGCCGCCTGGTACGCGGAGGTCAAGCGCGCGGGCTCCATCGGGCGGAACGTGTTCTGGCCCGCTCCCAACGTCGACTCGGGCCTCGTGTCGCTGGTGCGGCGTGCCGAGCCGGTGAAGACCACCGCGACGAAGAAGGACGTGTTCGCCGTCGTCGACGCCGCCTTCGCGCAGCGCAGGAAGACCCTGCGGGCCGCCCTGTCCGGGTGGGCCGGGTCCGCCGCCGCCGCGGAGGCCGCGCTCGTCGCCGCGGGCGTCTCGCCGCAGGCGCGCGGCGAGGCGCTGACCGTGGAGGAGTTCGCGCGCGTCGCCGAGCACAAGGAGGCGGGCGCGTGA
- a CDS encoding acyltransferase family protein: MGSSVRELAEKTPAGRDRYIDLLRVASLGTVVLGHWLMAAVTVGDDGRAEVGNLLAVVPELQLLTWALQIMPVFFFVGGFSHALSYRSLSRKAEGRSRSLYSAFLRARLQRLLRPTMVFIGVWGAGALVLQLGGMGGGLLDVALRLVAQPLWFIGIYLAMVAFTPPLLRLHERWGWGAFGALVGAAGAVDLARFAFGVPYVEFLNFAFVWLAVHQLGFLRADGRLGLRMPYVLAGAGLAGASLLVALGPYPLSMVGMPGERVSNMAPPTFALLCHGLWLVGAVELLRGPATRWLARPKVWRGVVAANGISMTAFLWHLTAMLGVYGALLALDVPLPETASAAWWAQVPVRMAAAAVLTALLVAAFRRFERPGATGARTAAPSGFAGPAAAVGVTLCLFGVLGLSMVGFGGLLEGRTAMLVAVHVTAPVAVGMALAGWLLVERAGRGRTHRRGGTRAGDYA; encoded by the coding sequence ATGGGATCAAGCGTTCGCGAACTGGCCGAGAAGACGCCCGCCGGGCGTGACCGGTACATCGATCTGCTGCGGGTCGCCTCGCTCGGCACCGTGGTGCTCGGGCACTGGCTGATGGCCGCCGTGACCGTCGGCGACGACGGCCGTGCCGAGGTCGGCAACCTCCTCGCCGTCGTGCCGGAGCTGCAACTCCTCACCTGGGCGCTGCAGATCATGCCCGTCTTCTTCTTCGTCGGCGGGTTCTCGCACGCTCTTTCGTATCGGTCGCTGAGTCGCAAGGCCGAGGGCAGGTCGAGGTCCCTTTACTCGGCCTTCCTGCGGGCGCGGCTCCAGCGGCTGCTGCGGCCCACCATGGTCTTCATCGGGGTGTGGGGTGCGGGGGCGCTTGTTCTTCAACTCGGCGGAATGGGCGGGGGGTTGCTCGACGTCGCGCTGCGGCTCGTCGCCCAACCGCTCTGGTTCATCGGCATCTACCTGGCCATGGTCGCCTTCACACCGCCGCTGCTGCGGCTGCACGAGCGGTGGGGCTGGGGCGCGTTCGGCGCGCTCGTGGGCGCGGCGGGCGCGGTGGACCTGGCGCGCTTCGCGTTCGGCGTGCCGTACGTCGAGTTCCTGAACTTCGCCTTCGTCTGGCTCGCGGTGCACCAGCTCGGATTCCTGCGCGCGGACGGGCGGTTGGGCCTGCGGATGCCGTACGTCCTCGCGGGTGCGGGTCTCGCGGGCGCCTCGCTGCTCGTGGCCCTCGGCCCGTACCCCCTCTCCATGGTCGGCATGCCCGGCGAGCGCGTCTCGAACATGGCGCCGCCCACCTTCGCGCTGCTCTGCCACGGCCTGTGGCTGGTCGGCGCGGTGGAACTGCTGCGCGGCCCTGCGACGCGGTGGCTGGCGAGGCCGAAGGTGTGGCGCGGCGTGGTCGCGGCCAACGGCATCTCCATGACGGCGTTCCTGTGGCACCTCACGGCGATGCTCGGGGTGTACGGGGCGCTGCTCGCCCTCGACGTCCCGCTGCCGGAAACGGCGTCGGCTGCGTGGTGGGCGCAGGTGCCGGTGCGGATGGCGGCCGCCGCGGTCCTGACGGCGCTGCTCGTGGCGGCCTTCCGGCGCTTCGAACGGCCGGGCGCCACGGGTGCCCGGACGGCCGCGCCCTCCGGCTTCGCGGGCCCCGCCGCCGCCGTGGGCGTCACGCTCTGCCTTTTCGGCGTGCTCGGCCTCTCCATGGTCGGCTTCGGCGGCCTCCTCGAAGGGCGTACGGCGATGCTGGTCGCCGTCCACGTGACGGCGCCGGTCGCAGTGGGGATGGCGCTCGCGGGATGGCTGCTCGTGGAGCGCGCGGGCCGGGGGCGCACCCACCGCAGAGGAGGCACCCGCGCGGGCGACTACGCTTGA